A region from the Brachyspira hampsonii genome encodes:
- a CDS encoding PTS sugar transporter subunit IIA, protein MGLFSKKIEIKSPIKGKLVDVTEVKDEAFSTKALGDGMAIIPDEGKVYSPIDGEVITMVDSNHAIGLSSKGVEILIHIGMDTVKLGGKHFKAHVKEGDKVKVGTLLIEFDKEEVEKEYDITSPVIIPNFSELKSLTKTEPRNVLEGDVIMIAVK, encoded by the coding sequence ATGGGATTATTCTCTAAAAAAATCGAAATAAAAAGTCCGATAAAAGGTAAATTAGTAGATGTTACAGAAGTAAAAGATGAAGCTTTTTCTACAAAAGCACTTGGAGACGGAATGGCTATCATACCAGATGAAGGAAAAGTATACTCGCCTATTGACGGTGAAGTTATAACAATGGTTGATAGTAATCATGCTATAGGTTTGTCTTCAAAAGGAGTAGAAATACTTATACACATTGGAATGGATACTGTAAAATTAGGCGGTAAACATTTTAAAGCACATGTAAAAGAAGGAGATAAAGTTAAAGTCGGAACTTTGCTTATAGAATTTGACAAAGAAGAAGTAGAAAAAGAATATGATATTACTTCTCCTGTTATAATACCTAATTTCTCTGAATTAAAATCATTAACTAAAACAGAACCTAGAAATGTTTTAGAAGGTGATGTCATAATGATTGCTGTTAAATAA
- a CDS encoding sigma-54-dependent transcriptional regulator produces MPKILVIDDEKNIRDGIKKSLEFEGYEVVTAENGEKGIEIVYKGGIDLVITDLKMPEKTGEEFLKDILDFDKHIPVIVLTGHGNVETAVEMMRLGAYDFMTKPFNLDKMLLIIARALESKNIKKTNETLESRVDYHESFYGMIGHSPKILKVYEAVKQVARTKATVLIEGESGTGKELVANAIHKISDRAKQPYITVNCAALSEGVLESELFGHEKGSFTGAIDRKIGRFEAANKGTIFLDEIGEINQIVQVKLLRVLEERVIERVGSNTPIEVDIRVIAATNKKLSEEIKEGKFREDLYYRLNVIKIEMPPLRERREDIPLLIDNFIKEFSKVHSIEIKSVDKKVYKILSSLQWEGNVRELRNTIETMVVMCKDGKIDESNIPDWALKNSSSNFVVENDVTLDELERMYINHLLSNNNFNKAQVAKILGIERATLYRKLKENVKDNKE; encoded by the coding sequence ATGCCTAAGATATTAGTAATAGATGATGAGAAAAATATAAGAGATGGTATTAAAAAATCATTAGAATTTGAAGGTTATGAAGTTGTAACAGCTGAAAACGGTGAGAAGGGTATAGAAATTGTTTATAAGGGCGGTATAGATTTAGTTATAACTGATTTAAAAATGCCTGAAAAAACAGGAGAAGAATTTTTAAAAGATATTTTAGATTTTGATAAGCATATACCTGTTATAGTATTAACGGGGCATGGAAATGTTGAAACCGCAGTTGAGATGATGAGGCTTGGTGCTTATGATTTTATGACAAAGCCTTTTAATCTTGATAAAATGCTTCTTATCATAGCTAGGGCTTTAGAAAGTAAAAATATTAAGAAAACTAATGAAACTCTTGAAAGCAGAGTGGATTATCATGAAAGTTTTTACGGTATGATAGGGCATAGTCCTAAGATATTAAAAGTTTATGAGGCAGTAAAGCAGGTGGCAAGAACTAAAGCTACTGTATTGATAGAAGGCGAGAGCGGAACAGGTAAGGAATTAGTTGCTAATGCAATTCATAAAATATCAGACAGAGCTAAACAGCCTTATATAACCGTAAACTGTGCGGCACTTTCAGAGGGTGTTTTGGAAAGCGAATTATTCGGACATGAAAAGGGTTCTTTTACAGGGGCTATTGACAGAAAAATCGGTAGATTTGAAGCGGCTAATAAAGGCACTATATTTTTAGATGAAATAGGTGAGATTAATCAGATTGTACAAGTTAAATTATTGAGGGTATTAGAGGAAAGAGTTATAGAAAGGGTAGGTTCTAATACTCCTATTGAAGTTGATATTAGAGTAATTGCTGCTACAAATAAAAAATTATCAGAGGAGATAAAAGAGGGTAAGTTTAGAGAGGATTTATATTACAGACTTAATGTTATAAAAATAGAAATGCCTCCTCTTAGAGAGAGAAGGGAAGATATACCGCTTTTGATAGATAATTTTATAAAAGAGTTTTCAAAGGTACATTCTATAGAAATAAAATCAGTTGATAAGAAAGTTTATAAAATATTATCTTCATTGCAATGGGAAGGAAATGTAAGAGAGCTTAGAAACACAATAGAAACTATGGTTGTTATGTGTAAAGACGGAAAAATTGATGAGAGCAATATACCGGATTGGGCTTTGAAAAATAGCAGCAGCAATTTTGTAGTTGAAAATGATGTTACATTAGATGAACTTGAAAGAATGTATATTAATCATTTGCTTAGCAATAATAATTTTAATAAGGCTCAAGTTGCGAAAATACTTGGAATTGAAAGAGCCACTCTTTATAGAAAATTAAAAGAAAATGTTAAAGATAATAAAGAATAA
- a CDS encoding two-component system sensor histidine kinase NtrB — MNRTNQFVDKILQNFDKVSDNEKKNVIQRLSTLLYSQNVIIENLEEGIIAIDNRFIIQGINKKACFLFSIPRNAEGKLISKYINSNDILKTIFELINNNDSETKLLKDNDNERILQIDILPIGDSGRIIGTLIKASDITKTYESTQKLKRAEQLASLTTLAAGVAHEIKNPLGSISIYVQLIDKIIKKNMDNECQCYKDFKEYSDIIKEEIGRLEETINSFLFSVRKLEINIEDVNINEVILSTVAFLKYEIEKNNVNIDIKFDKDNLILKLDEKYIKQSLINIIQNAIDAMGDNADDKKKEIFIKLKTIDNYAVISIKDTGIGIKEEDLGKIFEPYFTTKRHGTGLGLTNVVRIIEAHNGNVTIESEYGKGSEFIIKLPLQQENQKFLKTDL, encoded by the coding sequence ATGAATAGAACTAATCAATTTGTTGATAAAATTTTGCAGAATTTCGATAAAGTTTCTGATAATGAAAAAAAGAATGTTATTCAAAGATTATCTACTCTTTTGTATTCTCAGAATGTTATTATAGAGAATCTTGAAGAGGGTATAATAGCAATAGATAATAGATTTATTATACAAGGAATTAATAAAAAGGCATGCTTTCTATTTTCAATACCCAGAAATGCTGAGGGTAAACTTATTTCAAAATATATTAATTCTAATGATATATTAAAAACTATATTTGAGCTTATCAATAATAATGACAGCGAAACTAAATTATTAAAAGATAATGATAATGAAAGAATACTTCAAATTGATATACTTCCTATAGGAGACAGCGGAAGAATTATAGGTACTCTTATAAAAGCATCGGATATAACTAAAACTTATGAGAGTACGCAGAAACTTAAAAGAGCAGAACAATTAGCTTCTCTTACAACACTTGCCGCAGGAGTTGCTCATGAAATAAAAAATCCTCTTGGTTCTATTTCTATATATGTACAGCTTATAGATAAGATAATAAAAAAGAATATGGATAATGAATGCCAATGCTATAAGGATTTTAAAGAGTATTCTGATATTATTAAAGAAGAGATAGGCAGACTTGAAGAGACTATTAATTCATTTTTGTTTTCTGTACGAAAATTGGAGATTAATATTGAGGATGTGAATATTAATGAAGTTATTTTATCTACAGTTGCTTTTTTAAAGTATGAAATAGAAAAAAATAATGTTAATATTGATATAAAATTTGATAAAGATAATCTCATATTAAAATTAGATGAGAAATACATAAAGCAGTCTTTAATTAACATAATACAAAATGCTATAGATGCTATGGGTGATAATGCAGATGATAAGAAAAAAGAGATTTTTATAAAGCTTAAAACTATTGATAATTATGCGGTAATAAGCATAAAAGACACTGGTATTGGAATAAAAGAAGAAGATCTTGGAAAAATATTTGAGCCTTATTTTACCACTAAAAGACATGGTACAGGACTCGGACTTACAAATGTAGTTCGCATAATAGAAGCACATAATGGAAATGTAACTATAGAAAGCGAATATGGGAAGGGGAGTGAGTTTATTATAAAGCTGCCTTTACAGCAGGAAAATCAAAAATTTTTAAAAACGGATTTATAA
- a CDS encoding TldD/PmbA family protein, with product MSENSFMNRMDRIKEIYNDIKNKAKDIDEIEIYMSVSGEEEFSVREKDLDKYTYAESGGIGLRLIKDGKVGISFTEKISSNINIDALINNAKTSLQYADSEKEYNKLIDKDEDEKSYDMINNDIVNLSNDKLKEISLSIEDKLYSIDNRIVNVPSAGLARYNFTKCIINSNGICKEEKKNSISYYGEVIAKESNTVKTFFDVYYSMNTVFDIDVFAKNIVDNAVNKLSAKPIESGKYKTVFTNKAMRTIIGSYLGLFSSEAVQKKLSLLQGKLNQKIASDIINIKDIPLYERGLANTNFDGEGSKTKDLNIITNGVLNSYLYNNYTAKKDGVKTTSHASRGFKTSIGISCHNFILENGNNTQEELISQIQNGVLVNSLTGTHAGVNAISGDFSLQAEGIKIENGKLSYTASPFIVSGNILELLSNVEMLANDTDYNHSSIYAPSALIKELSFAS from the coding sequence ATGTCAGAAAATAGTTTTATGAATAGAATGGATAGAATAAAAGAAATATATAATGATATAAAAAATAAGGCAAAAGATATTGATGAAATAGAAATTTATATGTCAGTAAGCGGAGAAGAAGAGTTTTCCGTAAGAGAAAAAGATTTAGACAAATATACCTATGCCGAATCCGGAGGTATAGGATTAAGATTGATTAAAGATGGAAAAGTTGGAATAAGTTTTACAGAGAAGATAAGTTCTAATATAAATATAGATGCTCTTATTAATAATGCAAAAACTTCATTGCAGTATGCTGATTCTGAAAAAGAATATAATAAACTTATAGATAAAGATGAAGATGAAAAAAGTTATGATATGATTAATAATGATATAGTTAATTTATCCAATGATAAACTTAAAGAAATTTCATTATCTATAGAAGATAAATTATATTCTATAGATAATAGAATTGTTAATGTTCCTTCTGCAGGATTAGCAAGATATAATTTTACTAAATGTATAATAAATAGTAATGGTATATGTAAAGAAGAGAAGAAAAACAGTATATCATACTACGGCGAAGTAATAGCGAAGGAAAGCAATACAGTAAAAACTTTTTTTGATGTTTATTATTCAATGAATACTGTTTTTGATATTGATGTTTTTGCAAAGAATATAGTTGATAATGCAGTAAACAAATTATCTGCAAAACCTATAGAAAGCGGAAAATATAAAACTGTATTTACAAATAAAGCTATGAGAACAATTATAGGTTCTTATTTAGGCTTATTTTCTTCTGAGGCAGTTCAGAAAAAACTATCTCTTCTTCAGGGTAAATTAAATCAAAAAATAGCAAGCGATATTATAAATATTAAAGATATTCCTTTGTATGAGAGAGGTTTGGCAAATACAAATTTTGACGGAGAAGGCTCTAAAACTAAGGATTTAAATATAATAACTAACGGGGTTTTAAATAGTTATTTATACAATAATTATACCGCTAAGAAAGACGGAGTAAAAACAACTTCTCATGCTTCAAGAGGATTTAAAACTTCAATAGGAATATCATGTCATAATTTTATTTTGGAGAATGGCAATAATACTCAGGAAGAACTTATTTCTCAAATTCAAAATGGAGTATTAGTTAATTCTTTGACAGGAACTCATGCAGGAGTTAATGCTATAAGCGGAGATTTTTCTTTACAGGCCGAAGGCATAAAAATAGAAAATGGTAAATTATCTTATACGGCAAGTCCTTTCATTGTTTCAGGCAATATATTAGAGCTTTTGAGCAATGTAGAGATGCTTGCCAATGATACGGATTATAATCATTCATCTATATATGCACCTAGTGCTTTGATTAAAGAACTGTCATTTGCTTCATAA